The Anopheles coluzzii chromosome 2, AcolN3, whole genome shotgun sequence genome window below encodes:
- the LOC120949961 gene encoding cell division control protein 6 homolog: MHRRTRLSLRSSSINDKENEHEQAQLTASPRKRRSKVTDSGVKDAELPEEDGARSPKKVARKAGRPRVLPPAEEDVEELEDAAHGTGASDLVGKLPEREKEYDELVGFVEGVLSSDGSGSLYISGPPGTGKTATLQRILNHPSFAKKLKPVYINCTSIKSVGSIYKKISEELGLKVGGTTEKQYQGAIEAHLERKHKTIMLVLDEIDQLSSSKQTILYSIFEWPARPTARLILIGIANALDLTDRLLARLQARCELKPQLIQFLPYTKQQIVAILKASLEESNSLSRFPEAALGLLAAKVASTSGDIRRALFIARRLVESAKKEDRKTGSSGAPTVVSMGQVMAVLKQVYGASQTLGNDLEEGFPLQQKILICSLMLMLKHGKNKDITVGKLYDVYKAICTKRNIQAVDQTEFISLCTLVETRGIVRLQGKKEPRMHRVCLQWDEQEVTSALNDKQLIASILSDVSCLGK, from the exons ATGCATCGCCGCACGCGCCTAAGTTTACGTTCCTCTTCAATCAACGACAAGGAAAACGAACACGAACAAGCGCAACTAACAGCTTCGCCCAGAAAGCGTCGCTCGAAAGTGACGGACAGTGGTGTGAAAGATGCCGAACTGCCGGAAGAAGACGGCGCTAGGTCACCGAAAAAAGTGGCCCGCAAAGCCGGTCGCCCTCGAGTACTACCACCGGCCGAGGAGGACGTGGAGGAGCTGGAAGATGCAGCACACGGTACAGGTGCGTCCGATTTGGTAGGGAAACTGCCCGAACGGGAGAAAGAGTACGATGAGCTGGTTGGCTTCGTGGAGGGTGTGTTGAGTTCCGATGGGTCGGGAAGTTTGTACATCAG CGGTCCGCCGGGCacgggcaagacggccaccctGCAGCGGATACTGAATCATCCCTCGTTCGCGAAGAAGCTGAAACCCGTCTACATCAACTGCACCTCGATCAAGAGTGTGGGCAGCATCTATAAAAAGATCTCGGAAGAGCTGGGCCTGAAGGTAGGTGGCACCACGGAAAAGCAGTACCAGGGAGCGATAGAGGCGCACCTGGAGCGAAAGCACAAAACCATCATGCTGGTGCTGGACGAGATCGATCAGCTGTCGAGCAGCAAGCAAACCATCCTGTACAGCATCTTCGAATGGCCGGCCCGGCCGACCGCCCGGCTCATCCTGATCGGTATTGCCAACGCGCTCGATCTTACCGATCGGCTGCTCGCCCGGCTGCAGGCCCGCTGCGAGCTAAAGCCACAGCTGATACAGTTCCTACCGTACACGAAGCAACAGATCGTGGCCATACTGAAGGCTAGTCTGGAGGAGTCCAACTCGCTGTCGCGCTTTCCCGAGGCGGCCCTGGGGCTGCTTGCCGCCAAGGTGGCCTCCACCTCGGGTGACATCCGGCGCGCCCTGTTCATTGCGCGGCGGCTGGTCGAGAGCGCGAAAAAGGAGGACCGCAAAACGGGCTCGTCGGGCGCGCCGACCGTGGTCAGCATGGGCCAGGTGATGGCGGTGCTGAAGCAGGTGTACGGTGCGTCCCAGACGCTCGGCAACGATCTCGAGGAGGGTTTCCCGCTGCAGCAAAAAATTCTCATCTGCtcgctgatgctgatgctgaaGCACGGCAAGAACAAGGACATCACCGTCGGCAAGCTGTACGATGTGTACAAGGCGATCTGCACCAAGCGCAACATACAGGCCGTTGACCAGACGGAGTTCATCAGCCTGTGCACGCTGGTGGAGACGCGCGGCATTGTCCGGCTGCAGGGCAAGAAAGAGCCGAGGATGCACCGCGTCTGTCTGCAGTGGGACGAGCAGGAGGTCACCTCGGCCCTGAACGACAAGCAGCTGATTGCGAGCATTCTCAGTGATGTTTCCTGCTTGGGGAAGTAG
- the LOC120949963 gene encoding intraflagellar transport protein 46 homolog isoform X2, translating into MDLYDEMYEIKNGREIDDSPPPDLDVSGSLQFINQEDEDEDEEEEEDDDHEDHRSEERPLRKESFNESHPMSLLEEVPKAGRIGADSSASMSEDEKEPAKKLVEEKEFNPKLYDNIDAPSEVKDLFQYIPRYTPQRIAIDFKLKIFIPEFIPAVGDIDAFLKVCPPGPVSEKKSKKLNGHIQNLGLMILDEPCGDQSDSVLLQMKLRSIFTKPIETPSAIVRSARDIDRWITEIQSLRASQSIQSVNAQKQPVVNIDSLMSEWPEEMERTLDALGFPPAKLDCSLTNYVKIVCNIFDIPLPAGESQTDYIYALYNLFNLFLAIKQQNSL; encoded by the exons ATGGATTTGTATGACGAAATGtacgaaattaaaaatggccgCGAAATTGACGACAGTCCACCGCCGGATCTGGACGTTTCCGGTTCGCTGCAGTTCATCAACcaggaggacgaggacgaggacgaggaggaggaggaggatgacgaCCACGAGGACCATCGTTCGGAAGAAAGGCCACTGAGAAAG GAAAGCTTCAACGAAAGTCATCCAATGAGTTTGCTCGAGGAAGTACCGAAAGCGGGCCGTATCGGTGCAG ACAGCAGCGCCAGCATGTCGGAGGACGAGAAGGAACCGGCGAAGAAGCTGGTCGAGGAGAAGGAGTTCAACCCGAAGCTGTACGATAACATCGACGCACCGAGCGAGGTCAAGGATCTGTTCCAGTACATCCCGCGCTACACGCCCCAGCGGATCGCGATCGACTTCAAGCTGAAGATCTTCATCCCGGAGTTTATACCGGCGGTCGGTGATATCGATGCGTTTCTGAAGGTTTGCCCACCGGGCCCGGTGAGcgagaagaagagcaagaagctAAACGGTCACATCCAGAACCTTGGATTAATG ATCCTGGACGAGCCGTGCGGCGACCAGAGCGACAGCGTGCTGCTACAGATGAAGCTACGTTCGATCTTTACCAAACCGATCGAAACACCTTCGGCGATCGTGCGCAGTGCGCGGGATATCGATCGCTGGATCACGGAGATCCAGTCCCTGCGGGCCAGCCAATCGATCCAGAGCGTCAACGCCCAGAAGCAACCGGTCGTGAACATCGACAGCCTGATGTCGGAATGGCCGGAGGAGATGGAGCGTACGCTCGATGCGCTTGGGTTCCCGCCCGCCAAGCTGGACTGCAGCCTAACGAACTACGTGAAGATCGTGTGCAACATTTTCGACATTCCGCTGCCGGCCGGCGAAAGCCAGACGGACTACATCTACGCGCTGTACAATCTGTTCAATCTGTTTCTGGCCATCAAGCAGCAAAACAGCCTCTAA
- the LOC120949963 gene encoding intraflagellar transport protein 46 homolog isoform X1, translating into MDLYDEMYEIKNGREIDDSPPPDLDVSGSLQFINQEDEDEDEEEEEDDDHEDHRSEERPLRKESFNESHPMSLLEEVPKAGRIGAESNPKRDNLRKHDSLTDSSASMSEDEKEPAKKLVEEKEFNPKLYDNIDAPSEVKDLFQYIPRYTPQRIAIDFKLKIFIPEFIPAVGDIDAFLKVCPPGPVSEKKSKKLNGHIQNLGLMILDEPCGDQSDSVLLQMKLRSIFTKPIETPSAIVRSARDIDRWITEIQSLRASQSIQSVNAQKQPVVNIDSLMSEWPEEMERTLDALGFPPAKLDCSLTNYVKIVCNIFDIPLPAGESQTDYIYALYNLFNLFLAIKQQNSL; encoded by the exons ATGGATTTGTATGACGAAATGtacgaaattaaaaatggccgCGAAATTGACGACAGTCCACCGCCGGATCTGGACGTTTCCGGTTCGCTGCAGTTCATCAACcaggaggacgaggacgaggacgaggaggaggaggaggatgacgaCCACGAGGACCATCGTTCGGAAGAAAGGCCACTGAGAAAG GAAAGCTTCAACGAAAGTCATCCAATGAGTTTGCTCGAGGAAGTACCGAAAGCGGGCCGTATCGGTGCAG AGTCGAACCCGAAACGAGACAACCTGCGTAAGCACGATTCCCTTACAGACAGCAGCGCCAGCATGTCGGAGGACGAGAAGGAACCGGCGAAGAAGCTGGTCGAGGAGAAGGAGTTCAACCCGAAGCTGTACGATAACATCGACGCACCGAGCGAGGTCAAGGATCTGTTCCAGTACATCCCGCGCTACACGCCCCAGCGGATCGCGATCGACTTCAAGCTGAAGATCTTCATCCCGGAGTTTATACCGGCGGTCGGTGATATCGATGCGTTTCTGAAGGTTTGCCCACCGGGCCCGGTGAGcgagaagaagagcaagaagctAAACGGTCACATCCAGAACCTTGGATTAATG ATCCTGGACGAGCCGTGCGGCGACCAGAGCGACAGCGTGCTGCTACAGATGAAGCTACGTTCGATCTTTACCAAACCGATCGAAACACCTTCGGCGATCGTGCGCAGTGCGCGGGATATCGATCGCTGGATCACGGAGATCCAGTCCCTGCGGGCCAGCCAATCGATCCAGAGCGTCAACGCCCAGAAGCAACCGGTCGTGAACATCGACAGCCTGATGTCGGAATGGCCGGAGGAGATGGAGCGTACGCTCGATGCGCTTGGGTTCCCGCCCGCCAAGCTGGACTGCAGCCTAACGAACTACGTGAAGATCGTGTGCAACATTTTCGACATTCCGCTGCCGGCCGGCGAAAGCCAGACGGACTACATCTACGCGCTGTACAATCTGTTCAATCTGTTTCTGGCCATCAAGCAGCAAAACAGCCTCTAA
- the LOC120949962 gene encoding uncharacterized protein LOC120949962 — protein sequence MSATETSDVGPGNRPEASYLETLDQGANISVDYGDIELPEWYDDGKIKRAQDYFRRNFYAMFVGKLCGLLAIITVPSILRVLVHTNQSSEPRTAYRRYVATIMHTLEWYFEDFVPTSRAWKSISFVRKTHAGVSRQASSVRPGMIISQRDMAITQFGFIGYIIISHRKLGVQYDPKDMDAFVHMWRVIGHMMGIEERFNACTDRFETTEQRMSLIANEILQPALLQRTAEFVKMGKALIEGLWCFNPLVEFDSFLFLTMRLNNIPGYHYWADEATPGVKESESRLRPYEQFSRYARFILYCVCYIQSVLLNIALLRWYFNMQMVMSRFLITYFPFLAIYAFGVTDAYVRILK from the exons ATGAGCGCAACAGAAACCAGTGACGTAGGTCCAG GGAATCGCCCGGAAGCGAGTTATTTGGAGACACTCGACCAGGGTGCGAACATTTCGGTGGATTACGGCGACATCGAGCTTCCCGAGTGGTACGACGATGGGAAGATTAAAAG GGCACAAGATTACTTCAGGCGCAACTTTTACGCGATGTTCGTCGGTAAGCTGTGCGGACTGCTCGCCATCATTACGGTGCCGTCGATTTTGCGCGTGCTGGTCCACACAAACCAATCGTCCGAGCCGCGGACGGCCTACCGGCGTTACGTTGCCACCATCATGCATACGCTGGAATGGTACTTCGAGGATTTCGTTCCCACGTCTAG AGCCTGGAAATCGATATCGTTTGTGAGAAAAACTCACGCCGGTGTGAGCAGACAGGCATCGAGCGTTCGTCCGGGCATGATCATCTCCCAGCGAGACATGGCGATCACTCAGTTTGGCTTCATTGG CTACATCATTATTAGCCACCGCAAGCTTGGCGTCCAGTACGACCCGAAGGACATGGATGCGTTCGTGCACATGTGGCGCGTGATTGGCCACATGATGGGCATCGAAGAGAG ATTCAACGCTTGCACCGATCGGTTCGAAACCACCGAGCAGCGGATGTCGCTGATAGCAAACGAAATATTGCAACCTGCCCTGCTCCAACGCACGGCCGAATTTGTCAAAATGGGCAAAGCGCTCATCGAAGGTTTGTGGTGCTTCAATCCGTTAGTCGAGTTCGATAGCTTCCTGTTCCTGACGATGCgccttaacaacatacccggcTATCACTACTGGGCGGATGAGGCGACGCCGGGTGTGAAGGAATCGGAATCGCGTCTTCGGCCCTACGAACAGTTCAGCCGGTACGCCCGGTTTATCCTCTACTGTGTGTGCTACATCCAATCGGTTTTGCTAAACATTGCCCTTCTCCGGTGGTACTTTAACATGCAGATGGTAATGTCCCGGTTTCTGATCACCTACTTCCCGTTTTTGGCCATCTACGCGTTTGGTGTGACGGATGCGTACGTACGCATCTTGAAGTAA
- the LOC120949966 gene encoding dynein light chain Tctex-type 5-B, with protein MFSDVYTKSNLFNCNFLPSKNDGEKAKRPKKIGFVDPQGDTETLDTRKSYRKSTYPRESLSALARKSSVLILSRLMGPPMTSSKIDRGLYDRTSMYVVPRFQNTFRMESKNPFRREVMQSMMGHFLHTYLDEYKYVAKRAKRLAENLSEELRNQFKLCQFERYRYVALVTVGDKKMQNFRCVARALWDPEKDDCISCTYEAPPFFVVASVWTVYYE; from the exons ATGTTTTCAGATGTATATACAAAatctaatttatttaattgcaattttctCCCTTCTAAAAACGATGGAGAAAAGGCGAAACGTCCTAAAAAAATCGGGTTTGTTGATCCACAAGGAGATACGGAGACCTTGGACACGCGAAAAAGCTAT CGGAAATCAACATACCCCCGGGAAAGCTTGTCAGCTCTAGCG CGAAAATCCTCCGTACTGATACTGTCCCGCCTGATGGGTCCGCCGATGACTTCCTCAAAGATCGACCGGGGCCTGTACGATCGGACCAGCATG TACGTAGTGCCACGGTTTCAAAACACGTTTCGCATGGAGTCGAAGAACCCGTTCCGGCGCGAAGTGATGCAGTCGATGATGGGTCACTTTTTGCACACCTACCTCGACGAGTACAAGTATGTGGCGAAGCGGGCCAAACGGTTGGCGGAAAATTTAAGCGAAGAGTTGCGCAATCAGTTCAAGCTTTGCCAGTTCGAACGGTACCGGTACGTGGCGCTCGTGACGGTGGGCGACAAGAAGATGCAAAACTTCCGGTGTGTTGCCCGCGCTCTATGGGATCCGGAGAAGGACGATTGCATCAGCTGTACGTACGAGGCGCCACCGTTCTTCGTCGTGGCCAGCGTTTGGACGGTGTATTATGAGTGA
- the LOC120949964 gene encoding uncharacterized protein LOC120949964, giving the protein MEYSSFVRELRRESHSPYVNSSDSQYAREFEEQMQALVINYDIEEPCAEEQHSARYSFTSTPQPSGSGLRLARTKPTTTVSADEAARGAEEEVPKKKIAMNFDQCGPESSQGSFESSEGISMRYDSCNSIDDIPHLVSCDEFACDAPTIRGEKRKLGSPVPFDALQGEEDSMLEPAKYDLYPSASTPATTKLLSVPAKRTYDEANR; this is encoded by the exons ATGGAGTACTCCAGTTTCGTTCGCGAGCTGCGCAGGGAATCCCACAGCCCGTACGTCAATTCCTCCGACTCGCAGTACGCCAGGGAGTTCGAGGAGCAGATGCAAGCGCTGGTTATTAACTACGACATTGAGGAACCGTGCGCTGAGGAGCAACATTCAGCGCGCTACTCTTTCACGAGCACGCCCCAGCCTTCCGGAAGTGGGCTGAGGCTGGCGCGTACGAAGCCAACCACCACTGTATCGGCTGACGAAGCGGCACGAGGGGCAGAAGAAGAGGTGCCGAAGAAGAAAATAGCTATGAATTTTGACCAGTGCGGTCCCGAATCGTCCCAGGGTTCGTTCGAGTCGAGCGAAGGTATTTCGATGCGGTACGATTCCTGCAACTCGATCGACGATATACCGCATCTGGTTTCGTGTGATGAATTTGCCTGTGATGCGCCCACGATTCGCGGAGAGAAACGGAAGCTCGGCAGTCCCGTTCCGTTCGATGCACTGCAGGGAGAGGAAG ATTCGATGCTGGAACCGGCCAAATATGATCTGTACCCGAGCGCATCGACGCCTGCTACGACCAAACTGCTTAGTGTTCCTGCGAAACGAACGTATGACGAGGCTAATAGGTAG